In Sutterella faecalis, a genomic segment contains:
- a CDS encoding DUF1311 domain-containing protein has product MLKALLGFALLIPFAVSAAPQKEPPTADAVAQCYSAIQGDNQEARGKCLAMELEMVQATYKDVTDRVASYAKALDKPSGTRTRWNKFILSGQSFETFVKRECDFVGITTKGNKRVEANAELACRIGYYRLRTSILTNRHLSQSSY; this is encoded by the coding sequence ATGCTGAAGGCGCTTTTGGGATTTGCGCTTCTTATTCCGTTTGCCGTTTCTGCGGCCCCGCAGAAAGAGCCGCCGACGGCGGATGCGGTGGCGCAGTGCTACAGCGCCATTCAGGGCGACAACCAGGAAGCGCGGGGCAAATGCCTCGCGATGGAGCTCGAGATGGTGCAGGCGACATATAAGGACGTCACCGACCGGGTGGCTTCCTATGCGAAGGCGCTCGACAAGCCTTCCGGTACCCGCACGCGCTGGAATAAGTTCATTCTTTCCGGACAGAGCTTTGAGACATTCGTGAAGCGCGAATGCGATTTTGTCGGCATAACGACGAAAGGCAACAAGCGCGTTGAAGCGAATGCTGAGCTTGCCTGCAGGATCGGCTACTACCGCCTGAGAACAAGCATTCTCACCAATCGTCATTTGAGTCAGTCGAGCTACTGA
- the ung gene encoding uracil-DNA glycosylase, which produces MEFARSDLSPEGLTGRWKTLVEDFLASPEGSALAMRLQAEKRNVYPPHAFRALELTPFESVRAVIVGQDPYHTPGKACGLAFSVPAGEKLPPSLRNIFKVAAEGGSVRTKGDLTDWAKAGVLLINPILTVAEGRPLSHAGWGWERLTTEIIRTLSDEREGLVFFLWGKPAQKLFLPLIDEGRHKVLTASHPSPLSATRGDDAFMKSRIFAKANEWFASRGEPLIDWNGSEEKETQPSLF; this is translated from the coding sequence ATGGAATTTGCCAGATCCGATCTTTCTCCCGAGGGTCTTACCGGCCGCTGGAAAACGCTTGTCGAAGATTTTCTCGCGTCGCCGGAAGGGAGCGCACTCGCCATGCGTCTCCAGGCGGAAAAGCGAAACGTCTATCCGCCTCATGCCTTCCGGGCGCTTGAACTCACGCCCTTTGAGTCGGTGCGCGCCGTGATTGTCGGGCAGGACCCCTACCATACGCCGGGGAAGGCCTGCGGACTTGCGTTTTCGGTGCCGGCGGGAGAGAAGCTTCCGCCTTCGCTCAGAAACATCTTCAAGGTGGCGGCCGAGGGCGGTTCCGTGCGTACGAAGGGCGACCTCACGGACTGGGCAAAAGCGGGCGTCCTTCTCATCAATCCTATTCTGACGGTTGCAGAGGGGCGGCCCCTCTCGCATGCCGGCTGGGGTTGGGAGCGGCTCACGACGGAAATCATCCGCACGCTTTCCGATGAACGCGAGGGACTTGTCTTCTTCCTCTGGGGAAAGCCCGCTCAGAAGCTTTTTCTCCCTCTGATTGACGAAGGGCGCCACAAGGTATTGACGGCGTCGCACCCGTCGCCCTTGTCTGCAACGCGGGGCGACGATGCCTTCATGAAGTCGCGCATCTTCGCAAAAGCCAATGAGTGGTTCGCGAGTCGAGGCGAACCACTCATTGACTGGAATGGAAGCGAAGAAAAGGAGACTCAGCCTTCGCTCTTCTGA
- a CDS encoding M61 family metallopeptidase yields the protein MQLSYRITPDPLHHRYHVTLPLDLSHLKEESFKLEMPVWTPGSYVLREYSGRVSDIHAECAGVRIELEQIEKSEWRLLADEVPDLSRIEVHWSVFAYSKGIHDAWLDSDRGFINPPALFLHPASMPADAALSVSFDAKDWDVHSALDALQTPDGISWQAKTLDELLDSPFVLTPKRGAKATIFTIEAGCVPHEIIITGASSLNTRRIAADLRKIFDTAIRFWNDPRETAEPRAPFARYMLYLHLEPGLYGGLEHSAGTVLLEDVNALPGAGEAEPPKRYVEFLILVAHEYFHAWLVKRLKPSGFLPYDLSREEYTHDLWIFEGFTSYYESLLARRARVISEEVYLRHLAERMNFALTREGFDAMTLAEASFNAWVKLYRQTEDSPYSQISYYTKGALAALLLDSEIRRLTENKESLESFLRAWYRSAADEIRQGTWRGLPDGGIGALIQSLIHVDLSELLGKLVYEKGNRSFWIDAIEAALNREGLQTEVDPTVPAALRLAGIHPGKKGGRVTAGYVVSSSPAFAAGLFAGDEIIAVDEEKTDAGVFERQIERARGRKVKIHFFRGPRLLSGVLDLKSRCAPEFLELLPKRILPIQKSEG from the coding sequence ATGCAGCTCTCCTACCGCATTACGCCGGATCCGCTCCATCACCGCTATCACGTGACGCTCCCGCTCGATCTTTCTCACCTCAAGGAAGAAAGCTTCAAACTGGAGATGCCGGTCTGGACGCCGGGCAGCTATGTGCTTCGCGAATATTCCGGACGGGTATCAGACATTCATGCAGAATGCGCCGGCGTTCGCATTGAGCTCGAGCAGATCGAGAAGTCCGAATGGCGCCTTCTCGCGGATGAGGTGCCGGATCTTTCCCGCATTGAGGTTCATTGGTCGGTTTTTGCCTATTCAAAAGGCATTCACGACGCCTGGCTCGATTCTGACCGCGGATTCATCAACCCGCCCGCACTCTTTCTTCACCCGGCCTCTATGCCGGCGGATGCTGCCTTGAGCGTCTCCTTTGATGCAAAGGACTGGGACGTGCATTCAGCACTCGATGCCCTTCAGACCCCTGACGGGATCTCATGGCAGGCCAAAACGCTCGACGAGCTCCTCGACTCTCCGTTCGTGCTGACGCCCAAAAGAGGCGCAAAGGCGACGATCTTTACCATAGAAGCCGGATGCGTCCCGCATGAAATCATCATCACGGGAGCGTCAAGCCTTAACACCAGGCGGATTGCCGCAGACCTCAGGAAAATCTTCGACACCGCTATCCGCTTCTGGAACGACCCCAGGGAGACGGCAGAGCCCCGGGCGCCCTTCGCCCGCTACATGCTCTACCTCCATCTTGAGCCCGGCCTCTACGGAGGTCTCGAGCACAGCGCCGGCACGGTGCTCCTCGAAGACGTGAATGCGCTCCCCGGAGCAGGTGAAGCCGAACCACCCAAACGCTACGTCGAATTTCTGATTCTCGTCGCGCATGAATACTTTCACGCCTGGCTCGTGAAGCGCCTGAAGCCCTCCGGCTTTCTCCCCTACGATCTTTCGCGGGAGGAGTACACCCACGACCTTTGGATCTTTGAAGGCTTCACCTCCTACTATGAGAGCCTTCTCGCAAGAAGAGCCCGCGTCATTTCCGAAGAGGTCTATCTCAGGCACCTGGCCGAACGCATGAATTTCGCGCTCACGCGCGAAGGCTTTGACGCCATGACGCTCGCCGAAGCGAGCTTCAATGCCTGGGTAAAGCTCTACCGGCAGACGGAAGACTCCCCCTATTCGCAGATCTCCTACTACACAAAGGGCGCGCTGGCCGCGCTTCTTCTGGATTCGGAAATCAGGCGCCTCACGGAAAACAAGGAATCGCTCGAGTCGTTCCTGCGGGCCTGGTACCGGTCTGCGGCTGACGAGATCCGTCAGGGGACCTGGCGGGGACTTCCCGACGGCGGGATTGGAGCACTCATTCAATCGCTCATCCATGTCGACCTGAGCGAGCTCCTCGGAAAGCTCGTTTATGAAAAAGGCAATCGATCGTTCTGGATCGACGCCATTGAAGCAGCACTCAATCGAGAGGGTCTTCAGACGGAGGTCGACCCGACCGTCCCGGCCGCACTGAGGCTCGCCGGCATCCACCCCGGGAAGAAAGGAGGACGCGTGACGGCGGGATATGTCGTTTCCTCATCTCCGGCATTCGCGGCCGGGCTTTTCGCGGGCGACGAAATTATTGCCGTCGACGAGGAGAAAACGGACGCAGGCGTTTTTGAGCGTCAGATCGAGCGCGCCCGCGGCCGCAAGGTGAAGATTCATTTCTTCCGGGGGCCGAGACTGCTTTCCGGCGTCCTCGACCTGAAGTCCCGCTGCGCCCCGGAATTCCTTGAACTTCTTCCGAAGCGCATTCTTCCCATTCAGAAGAGCGAAGGCTGA
- a CDS encoding HAD family hydrolase — protein sequence MIRAVCFDLDGTLVSSLPEIAEGVRRLALKEGFAPVPDEVVAVMIGGGVRVLVERLMRWWSAGGADVSKVSEDQLLKELVEIWSGMDGSRIALIPGAFEGVAKLKQKGIAVWLVTNKEEPLARAFLAERGLGDAFDGVIGGGGAARPKPWPDMIERAMKEAGVAPAECAMVGDSRNDALAARAAGVRALLVESGYNEGIPLAAWAKAEGFTEIFPDTGRACARLLKELEAC from the coding sequence ATGATCCGCGCAGTCTGCTTTGATCTCGACGGGACGCTGGTGAGCTCCCTCCCGGAGATCGCCGAAGGCGTGAGACGCCTCGCCCTGAAGGAAGGCTTTGCGCCGGTGCCCGATGAGGTCGTCGCCGTCATGATCGGCGGCGGCGTTCGCGTCCTGGTTGAGCGCCTCATGCGCTGGTGGAGTGCGGGCGGAGCAGATGTCTCAAAAGTGTCCGAAGATCAGCTTTTGAAGGAGCTCGTGGAAATTTGGTCCGGCATGGACGGAAGCCGCATTGCGCTGATTCCGGGGGCGTTTGAGGGCGTGGCGAAGCTTAAGCAAAAAGGCATTGCCGTCTGGCTCGTCACCAATAAGGAGGAGCCGCTCGCGAGGGCCTTCCTTGCGGAGCGCGGACTTGGAGATGCCTTTGACGGCGTGATCGGCGGGGGCGGCGCTGCGCGGCCCAAGCCCTGGCCCGACATGATCGAGCGCGCCATGAAGGAAGCAGGCGTCGCGCCCGCAGAATGCGCCATGGTCGGCGACAGCCGGAATGACGCACTCGCCGCGCGCGCTGCAGGCGTGCGCGCGCTTCTTGTGGAGTCAGGCTACAACGAAGGCATTCCGCTTGCCGCCTGGGCAAAAGCGGAAGGATTTACGGAAATTTTCCCGGATACCGGCCGGGCATGCGCCCGGCTTCTGAAGGAGCTCGAAGCATGCTGA
- the rpe gene encoding ribulose-phosphate 3-epimerase: MRTCRIAPSILSADFARLGEEVRDVAAAGADWIHFDVMDNHYVPNLTVGPLVLKAIRPYVSLPIDVHLMIEPVDALIPSFIDAGADIITFHCEATRHIDRSLQLIRNAGKKAGLVFNPATPLSYLDYELDRIDVVLLMSVNPGFGGQSFIESTIEKTMALREKLDAYKAETGREIALEIDGGVKPGNIARIASAGADTFVAGSAVFGAGSPEGYAKVIRSMKEAVAALGDRS; encoded by the coding sequence ATGCGCACCTGCCGCATTGCTCCGTCCATTCTTTCTGCGGATTTTGCGCGTCTTGGCGAAGAAGTTCGCGATGTTGCCGCTGCCGGCGCCGACTGGATTCACTTTGACGTGATGGACAACCACTATGTGCCGAACCTCACGGTGGGCCCGCTTGTGCTGAAGGCGATTCGTCCGTACGTATCCCTTCCGATCGACGTTCATCTGATGATTGAGCCCGTGGATGCATTGATTCCGAGCTTCATTGATGCAGGCGCGGACATCATTACGTTCCACTGCGAGGCGACAAGGCACATCGACCGGTCGCTGCAGCTTATCCGCAATGCCGGGAAGAAGGCGGGGCTCGTCTTCAATCCCGCGACGCCGCTCTCCTACCTTGACTACGAGCTCGACCGCATCGACGTGGTGCTCCTCATGAGCGTCAATCCGGGCTTCGGCGGGCAGAGCTTCATCGAATCGACGATTGAAAAGACGATGGCGCTGCGCGAGAAGCTTGACGCCTATAAGGCGGAGACCGGACGCGAGATTGCGCTTGAGATCGACGGCGGCGTGAAGCCCGGCAACATTGCCCGCATCGCTTCTGCAGGCGCCGATACCTTTGTGGCCGGTTCCGCCGTATTCGGCGCCGGCTCGCCGGAAGGCTACGCGAAGGTGATCCGCAGCATGAAGGAAGCCGTTGCCGCTCTTGGAGACCGTTCATGA